The sequence CATGACTAACAAGGGTGAAGCCTGATACAGGTTACACTGCTCTTGTATTACCTATATGGATGTAGTGTATGGTTTTAGGGTCGAAGTTCCCTAGGTGAAGACAAACTCACGAATCTGTCTCTAATACAGTGCAAGGACTTATCAACTATGCGCGGTCTACTATTTATATCCCTTGTTTGTGGCTTTGTGCTTGTGCAAAGATGGCAATGCTCTTACTGACAGTTATCTAATATGGTACAGGAATTTATCAACCCAGAAAAAAAATAcagagatggcttgatggacctaAATATATGGGAAAGAATGAATAGAAGGCGAAGGCATCATGTGTAACTTGACGACATGAGGTAGGAAACTAGTACTTATATAACTACTGTGTAAGATTAACTGTTTCTCTGTTAGATTTCTAGGCTCCTATTATACAGCTGCTTAAACATGACTAGATGAGGCCCACACTCTGAAGCCCCCCTTGCAATAAGATAACATTTTATTCAGTCTCCTTTTGAATCTATTGGATTTATTTAATCAAGGATTAGTATCTCAACGAAGACAAGCTTGGCAACATATATGGGGATTATTTGTCCCTTTCACTTCACACCTAAATTATGATCTAGGACACCCTAAACAACCCCTAAAAAATATTCATAAACAGTAGTAGCATCATTTCTTTTATATATTTGTCAGTTTCGTAGAAATCAGGTATGGTTTGAACAGTttctttagtactccctctgttcacaaatataagatgttctaactttttagTGAATTTGATGTCTAcagacatgttttagtgtgtttgttcactcatttcagtccatatgtagtccatattgaaatatccaaaacatcttatatttgtgaacggagtgAGTACGCTTTGGAAGCTAAACACTTTCAAATACATCAACACCACAATCCAGGATTTATTCTTGCTAGATTAATTTTCTTGAAGAATACCAATACATATTCCTCCATTCTCTGGTTTAGAAACTCCCTTGTATGTAGAAAAGGATATCTCTTCTTACTACACATCATTTTCAGTACATATACGCTATTACGCTTCTGGTTGCATTCGAGATTTACTTTGCATAAAAAATTCCTTCTCTTTTACGGAATCATTTCTCACCACTGTCTAATTTGTTCTCACTAGGATGATCCATTTTGCACGTACTGGAGCAATGGTTAGCTTATTTCTACTGTTAACATCATTGATGGAAATTTGGATGAAAGTTGATGTGACAACAGATGTACACGGACCTATGAATTTGTGATTGCTACTTTTTGTTCTAAACCTGTGCAATAGCTTAACTGAAAAGGCGGGGTAACTGTTTAAAAACTGCACTGTGGAGAAACCTTCATCCCAGTTAATGTCATTAAAAAATAATCATCGTCATCTCCTGACAATGATAGCCTTAGCAGTGTAATTGCCTTCAGTTTTCTACCAAGAATCGTATATAACTCACTGCAAACTGTTGTCGCATATATTGATATATATCAACTTTTATTTCACAATCAGTCATTGTCGTAGAATCAATCTCAGCTTGCTTGAGTGCTTTATCGTATGTTCTGGTTCATCACCAATTGTATACAGTTCATTGCTCATTATTTTATAAGATCCTGTTTTTAAGTATCACAGTTAGCATAGTTAAATATGATGACTTGGTCATACATGATCTTGTAAAGCCTCTCTTTCTGTCAAAGGTATCCCCATTTTTTTGCCATGCTACTTTCTGTATCATCTTTCCTGCGCTGAATCAGCTGACATAATAATCATGCCAACGGCTTAAAGACAAGATTTTGGCCATGTTACAACTTACAAATAGCTTAGTACCAAAAAGAACTCAGAAATTTCCCATGCCTCCCCAATTCCAGGCAGGATATTATCACCCAATCAATTCCATGTTTTTGAAAACAAAACATGATCACGTTCACAACTCTTGTCTTCTACCATGATCCACATTGGGAGATGGTTTGGGTTGAACTCTTCAAACGCATACCTTCTCGATGTCCTTGTCGCATTGTTGGTTTGTAGTTCTTGGAGCACCAGAAGGTTCTTGCCAAAGGGGCATTATCTTTGTTTTATTGCCTAATTTGCGGGTTGGATTTTTCCTTTTCCAACTTTGTGAACTTGCTAAAAATAGAGCACACACCAACAAATGCATGTTTAGGACTCTGCAATCTACATTATGGTACCATATCTTCCAACCTGTGCTAGATTTTGTATCGAGGGTTGTATCTTCTGTTTGTTTGATAAGAAAAGGAGTCCCAGCTTTTGAGTCTTTGGGACTATCAAGCCAAATGTGCGTCAAGCTATAGTGCTGGAAATTTGCAGCCAAAGCGTGCCATCGGAGAGCTTACAGATATTCCATATCTTATATCTTAGGAGCATATAAaaacagatactccctccgtcccaaaattcttgtcatagatttgtctagatacggatatatCTAGTTACCAAACTTCTTGTCATAGATTTGTCatagaattttgggacggagggagtacttactgaGTTACTGTGAAATGTAAAAGGAAATTTGACCATTTCATCTTAACAACTCTGGCCCTGGATTACATTCGCATTTGCAAAGCTGGTTAAATACGAGTCATTAGAGCTGCCATGAATCAGATAGTTTTTAGAAAGGAAATGAAAAATCAACTCCAGTTTTTATGCATTCCTTTTACTACAACCCTTTTGAGCAAATATGTGGTGGCAGCAACACATATCTTGCTAATTTACTATCTTAAAAGGAGCATTTTTCATGCGTCCTCATAATTTGTTTGCCCATGCACACTACAGAACTTACATTGCACGGCCTATTTTTTTTTGGCTGAAATGGACTGGCCGAGAAAGCAACATCTGACCTCCCGATAGTATAATGAAGCCGTTAACATCAACCTCTTTACTCAAAAGAAGTTACTAGATAGGACAAGCCAGAGCATGTCAATCATGTAGCAAAGAAAGAACAACTTGGTGCATACCTGCAGTTCCCTCCATTCACACAGTACACCCATAGGAAAAAATAATAGATAATGCCAGTGAGATAGATTTATTGGTATAAGTTTTACTTAATGCACCTAGCATGGTATGAACATCCATTGCCCACTTGCAAGGAAGAACCATTAATTGAGCCAACCTGAAAGCCACGTACAAGTACAACGCATTTCTTATAGCAATAACCGTATTTTCTATTTGTATGATTGAACATTTTCCACCACGTAGGTTGGCAGTAGTATGAAAGGAACCATACATAATCATATTTTGTAAGACATCTTATAGACCATACATTGCGTGCCTTACCAAGTAAGATCATACACTAAGCAGTCGAATAAAGGAAAGCTCGTTGTTCTTCCAGATCTTTTTGCAGAAGTTACTCAAGGATATGCACAAAGCTAAAATCCGGACGGTTATAAAGACTTCAAGACGCCCCCAATAGCTCCTTGATATCATACCCTTGCAACTGAAGCAATAAAAGATCATATGTCAGTTACATAATAGGAAGAAGGGAACATGAATTAGCTGCCCCTGCTCATGTGCAATATTCTGCATGTTAATCAACTCATAATTTCCTTAGCATTTTTCATCCAGCAAATTACTGACACAGATGATAAGACGTACCTGAAGAAAGGTTAGCAGTAGTATAACTCCCGAGTTCCAAAATGCATGTATTGTAATAGGAGCTAGAAGATTGCGAGTTTGAGCATACGTAAACCCCAGTGCAACACCTGCGGAACATTCAGAAAATTTGTATCAACATAATGGTAAAACTGATAATTTGTCCTGAAGAAGACACCACTGACAGATTGTAGTCCTCAGACCGAATTACACAAAATGTTGCATGTTGTGCCTGTTCTTTGTTTCATCGCAACAGCTTTGTCTGTCATATTTCTGTAGCCAGTTTTGGCTTCTTTCTTTAGAAGAGAAGACCACAATTATAACATACCACATAACGGTTACACCAGATGTAACAAACACAACAGCTGATGTTGAATATTGTTCACATCAGGATAATTACCACCTAATCTGATCCCTAAGATTTGGGACTAACTGGGAACTAATTCAAGTCCTATATGACGTCTTTCCTAATTATCCTGAACTGCTGCCTCACCACCAATTTCCTGCTACCAGATAGACTGATATGGGGACTTTATCTCTAACATGAAGCTTCCCTAAAGATGCGCGGACTGGACTCGCTACTGGTGGCAGGGTGCCATGCGCTGCTGGTTTGCCCCAATATGGGGAAGTCCCAACAGCAGCATCCCATACAGCAACATGGACCATATGGCAAAGTTTGTCGGCAACAAAGTATGTTCATGCACAGATGGCAAAAATGGAATTCACTTGGTTTTCCACATTAGTTTTGAATCTCCTAGAAAATTACCAAGTACAAACAGTTGTGGGAATTGATCAGGTGTCAAATGGGCGAAGGCAAATACAGCAGCACTGAGAATCACGCAAACTGGAGTAGGAAACCTGTACCAAAAGCAAACTATTCAATACACCGACATGCAAAACTGCAAGCTCTAGAAAAATAAATACAATATCAACTTTTACCACTTAGTCAAGGACACCATTAGAAATCCTCGGAACACAGTCTCCTCCAGAATTGGTGCTAGAACTCCAGTAATCCCCACCAAATAGGCAGTGCTAGCAattttaaaattcaaaaaataaataaagttcTGATAGCCTGGTGTATAGATAGCCGGCAAGTAAAACAAAAAAAGCTAGTGAGATGCTACCTGAGAGTTGATGAGCCAATTAGTGGCAGTAAAAGGACCAGTGAGTCCTTCTGCGATAACAAAGAGAGAGTCCAGAAATAGATCAGTAGTCATGTAATAGTATCCATTAAATGGGTTAACTGCAGTAGTTGTACAACATATAGGTATACAAAATTCTGAACATCTCAGAGAAGTCAATTGTCAACCGAAAATAAGAGAATCTATGTTTCCAAATGTTTAACAACATAGCTCTCTGTTCTGGCAAATGTATCTTTTGATTTGACAATCGTTTCGTACTAAGTACTAACTCCAAAGTATAGGACAATCTTTCTTTTTGACAGAGAATATATAAAACAGTCTCAGGTTATGAATATATTGAGTTAGTATTGCATGAGTAAAAGTGATTACATAAAGCTAGGCTCAAGTGGGCTTAGTTGTCAAAAAAAAAAGGCTCAAGTGGGCTTAAGATACGTCAAAAGATTATCCATATGAAAACAAAGCAGATTCTTAGGAAGAACTTTTACATTTGGCATATTCTGAACTGTCCAACAAAATGCTTTATTTACCATATTACTTTTCAATGAACAACTCGGGGTGCAAATTAAAGGTGAATGGAGTCAGACTAGTGTAAATCTGTAAGGTGACAGAAGTGTAAGGAGCAACGGTTAATCGATGACGATGCACAAGAAAAGTCTGTCTGCTAGATGCATATAGCCTGACCTCTCTCTCTGGAGGCGCACCATTCAGATAGGTCATGGCAGCTCCAACTAAAGCAATGGAAATGACTGCACCAAAGAGGCCAATACCAGCCCATAGAAGCCAGCCATTTTGCAGCTTGAATGGTTCTTTGACATCTGAAAGGTCAAAATTACAATGTCAACTTActtcaacaacaacaccaacaaagcctttagtcccaaacacaGTGTCAACTTACTTCCTAACAGAAAATCACAAAAATAATCTTTGACCTTGACTAAAGTGTTAAAAGCAGCATTCATGAAAAAGAGGAACTCCTAAATTCATAGTTACAAGGAAACTCCAGTTGCAGTAAATAACCGACAGCACTTCTGAAAGTTGAAAAAAATTAGTCTACAAGAAAGAATGCACCACTCTCTTTGCACAAGATCAAATGAACTAAAAGCATATGAATAAGATAATGTCCTGACCGTAACGGAAGACATCATCAGGGAATGGTCGGAAGGTATTGGTGATGCTAAATATAACACCAAGCACAACAGCAGTCACGCTACTGCATAAGACAACAAAAATAAACATAATTGAATATTTTGAAATGGGCAATATCCATCCTTTCATATGTAAAAACTACCAGAAAAAGTATCAAGCAAGAATAGATCCATACAGTTGTCCGAGGAACAGTATTTCTGCCTTCTCATCTATAGTTGCCCCCGCGGCTGAAAACCCTACATATTGCAGTATCGACTGCTCAACCAATCCTGTCAGAGCAAAGCTGTCTAAAGAACACTCAGGATACTTTCTTAGGGTTAACCATGCCTAAAACTGCAGATAGGCATCACCAACCACAGCCAGCATGCATATACAAAGATACTCCTTTGAAAATAAGCATCCGGCGTGCAGGATAAGAGTACCTTACTCCACAGCCCACCATGCTGAGCACAACAGTTTGCCACTCCCATGGCACATCCCACCGGCGAAGGATGGGCCACTCGTTCGAATCCTGCTTGCATCCAAATAATGCAACAAAGTCTGATTGTCAGCAGGGCAACATCAGAAAGACAGGAATATTCTCAGTCCAACTTGAGTTCACCAATGCTTCATGGCAAGATAATATTACTGATGTACATCCGACACATTTTCTATTGACACATTCgacatttttttttcgaaaaggaggatgacccccggcctctgcatctgggagatgcatacggccattttattgatcATTCTTGAGGACCTTAAAAAGTataacaacaatatgcctgaatccgccatcttggagGCATCTGcagctactcctatccaaatgatgaaggggtgcaagctgggccacataGCCATACCTCTCACCTAAACCTAatatctaaagccggaggccccgaccgagccatctgccgggttcggggctcaaaccggtctgacgcactcacatgtgtcgtcgccgccatcttccactggtccatcttcaaAGCAtattgaggtgacaaccttggcaggtcctccgccatcaacgccaccacgacgccaaacgacgacctccacctacgcgagccttggcaggtcctccgccattgacgccaccacgacgccagccggaggccccgaccgagccatctCCAAGCAACAGACGTAAAACCATGCTAGGAAagggccgcaccaccgccgtcgcccaccacccacaagcgtcacccaaccccaaggttcccaaagcggcgccttcaagaagggaacggcgccGTGAGCGCGGCCGCCGCCCAACAGTGTTAGGGTTTTCGCTGGGACGCATTCGACATGTTTTAGACTAAGTTCTTCTGTTTTTCAAGAAGCTAAACTATGCACCAAGCAACAAGACAGGGAAGCACTGCCACTAGCCTGCTAGGAATACAACTGATACTGATCAGTGCTAGGGCATCAAGAAATGGAGCGGTGGCGCATCACCTTATTGGAAGGCGGGGGCGGATTGTTGTAGGATAAGCACGCGAAGTCTCTGCCGCTCCTCGAGCTCCTGCTCCACTGGCCGGACTCCGGCGGCCGCAGCAACCGCTGCTGAGCTCCTGCTGCTGCTGAAGCTGCTAGGCGGCCAGTTCTTGGGGTGGGAAATGGCTTCCTGTGCTTGAAGAGGAGGAGGGATCTGCATGGGAGCGGCCGGAGGAGGACAAGAGAGAGCGGAGACGACGACGTGGAGGCCATCGGAAAGGGCGCGCGCTTCTCACTCCTCTGCTCTCTCTGCTCGCTGTGGAAGAAAGCCTCACGGCCTCGTGGCCTCGTGGGGATAAGGTGGGGACCTTCCTGTAAATTAGATAAAATGCAAGCGCAAAGCCAGAAAACGTAAATGGGAGAGTGGAGACCCTTTCGTTTATTTGTCGTATAACTCGGGGTCCAATTTGCAAAGAGACAGACGCCCGTTCTTTTACTGCGAGACCTCCGCGCTCgtgggcaacggcggcggcgatggcggcatcGGCGAGCACGTCCGGCGAGTGGCTGAAGGGCGCCCTGCAGGAACTGAGGGGCCGCACGGGgagcgccctggagctcgacgacgGCCTCATCTCCGGCCTCGTCTCCTTCTGCGAGCTCGCGCCTCCGCCCGACGCGGCCGACTACCTCGCGGTCCGTACCCCCACCACACCCCCTCCGTCACCGGAACGATAACTTACAGCACATGTCCCATATCGCGTCGCGCTTGGCCTTCTGATTTGAGCTTGTTGAGCGTGCGCGCTTGTTTGGCGCGGCGGCCTGATCTGCATCGGGTGGGAGGTTTTCTCAGATTAGGGTTTGTGCGGTTTTTAGTAAATTTGGCTGACGTTAGGATTGGTTTCGCGTCAGATCAACCTTCAGAGCTTGATGATAATTGTTACTAGTAGTTTCGATAGTCTAGTTGCTGCATTGTGCCACTGGCAGTTTGCTATTTCTGGTTGAGGGTTGTCTGTTAGTTTTAAACTGATGAATGATCAAAGCTGTCATGTTAGACTTGTATGCGGCTAGTGGAGAACATGGTGCTTAAAGAACCATATCATCATGAATTCCATTCTGCAACCTGATGTGCTGTTGTCAGTATGTTTTGAGCATCTTATCCGTTCTATGTACTTAATATATGCATGCTCGCTGGCAATGTAGAGCTTGAGATGTAGTCACATCTTTAAGGGAAACTTAGACTAGTGCATGGTTAGCCTGCCCTTGTCTTGCTGATCTGATCGACACATGTATTGTGGTGTATGATGAAAATGATTTGCTTTCTTGTGAGCATGTACATTGACTATTGGTTTGGCAGTGCGTCTGCATATCTATTGCGGAGCATCTCGAATATAGTTGAAAGGATGACCTGGGCATATTCAGCCCAAATACCATCATCGTCAAACTAATGTGTGCCCTTGACATCCATGTCACTGTAGTGTTGCATTAACCTTTCTCAATTGGGTGTTGTGCATGGCTTTCTCGAATTTTATGTGTGGCCATTTTGTGCTATAAAGGAGCTCTAGTTCCATTTTTTTAATTCGTTTGGAGTTGTACTTGTACATACTCCAGACTGCATCTTCTGAGTGACACCACTGTTTATCAGCTTATCATGTTTTATATTATGCACACGCCATGAATGTGGAAACTACTGTTACTTAGGTGAAGTAAAATGTTGATCGTTCTATGTGTTCAATTCTGCAGAATATTGTTGGAGCAGAAGCTGCGCAGGACCTCATTCAGGAGTACTTGCAGAGGAGGGGCTACATTGACCCCTCAAAAGGAGCTGGAAGCTCGCAGTCGTCTAATCTTCAGCCTTATTTGAAGCCATCTGCTGATGCAGCAACTGCCCAAACAAAGAAACAGACACGTACACAAAAAGATCCAGCATCTTCTTCTAGTCAGAGTTCCAAGAGTCAATCAGATGCTGCTGACACCCATGCTGCCTCCAAGAGAGGTCCAAAAAAGAAGGGAGGAAAGGCCATCTCCCTTGCTGAGGCAGCAAAGGGCTCTATTGTCTTCAAGCAGGGGAAACCTTGTTCATGCCAAGCACGGCTGCACAATCTTGTTAGCAACTGTTTATCATGTGGAAAAATTGTGTGTGAACAAGAGGGCGAGGGACCATGTAGTTTCTGTGGCTCACTTGTCTTGATGGAAGGTAGTACATATGCGGGTTTAAGTGATGTTGGAGTTCCTCTTTCGGACACAGAAGTTGCAGCTGAAGCTTATGCAAAGAGGCTTGTTGACTATGACAGAAACTCTGCGGCAAGAACTAAAGTTTATGATGACCAAAGTGACTATTTTGAAATGGAAGGAAATAGCTGGCTCTCATCTAAGGTAATCGACGTTTGATTGTTTCTATTTCATTGTTCCATCCGTCTCATCCGTTGTGGCTTATACTCATATATATCCACTCATTCCGATTCTTTCCTATTTGTTGATCTTCACTGTCCTTTATTTTAGTTATTAAGTCATACCGAAAGCTGTTTAGCTAAaaaaaaagggcagccccagtgcatgtagctcccgcttgcgcagggtctggggaagggtccgaccactttgggtctattgtacgcagcctttccctacatttctgtaagaggctgtttccaggacttgaacccgtgacctcatggtcacaaggcagcagctttaccactgcgctaaGGCTAACCGAAATTTGCATACAACACCTAGCCATAATGTGAAAATTTATGTTTATATTTTTTATAGGATTTATTTATGCAATGTGTTTTTCTTTAGTGCTCAGAATCAGCCCATTTCAGCAATCAACTCTAGAGTCATTTACTCCTAAAAATTATGCATATATCATCTATTTTTATGCGTATATATGATAAAAGATGTAATTTGATGGATTAGACAATGATAGGATGTCGTGTGACTGTTTTTGAGGATATTGAAAATCAAGTTGTTCTAATTGGATGATATATACAAAGACATTTACCGCAGTTCTCTATTTTTCTCGCTTCAGGAAAAGACAAACCTAAAGAAGGTGCACGACGAAGCTCAGGATGCAGCTGAAAAACAAAAGGGGAAAGTGACGGTCACATTTGATTTGGTGGGCCGTAAGGTAGTAACTTGTTCCTGCAGGCTCGATTCACAGTTTGGAAGCTTTCAATAAGAAAAGAAACATTTCGATGCCGATATAATTTTGCAAGTATCTTCTGCAGGTAATTTTGAACAAGGACGAAGCCGCAGAGTCGGAATCTGACCAAGGGATCATGAGACCACTAGAACAGAAGCATCAGGTTCAACGCATACAGCCCAGCCCCTCGATCAGAGAGCAACCAGTCTTCGTTGAAACAGGACCTGTGAAGCCGAGAACCGACAGGGTAAAACAGAGCAAGAAACTCGGAAAGAATGGCTTGTGCCTGGAGGTAACCGGAAGGGTGCAGCATGATGACAAGGATCCCCAGAGCTTTCTTGGTGGCAAGATGAAGAAGGGTGATCATCTCGCGTACAGTTCCTCCGGTGAAGTTCGTGAAGGTGATGACTACGAGTGCTCCCTTGATTTTGATTGAGCGTTACTGCAAATTTTGATGCGCTCGAGTGCCTTCACATTGTACTTGCTTATCCCATTTCATACGGGTTGGATTGTGGTCTGGTCAAGTTTCCAGCTAGAGGTATTTTGGAAAGGTTTGCTTCGGGATCATATCATTCAACTAAAGTTGTCAGGCCGGGTAGGCTTTGAGGGTCTTGAACATATTAAGTAAAAGATTAAGCACGGAGCTTAAAAAATTATGATCCTAAATCCAAGTATTTTATCAGTAATGTTGACTTGTTCTGGCCAAACTATGTTCTGGATCAGCGAACTCTGTAGTGCTATCTGTACAGTTTTGCACTTTAAAACGGCATTCTGAAAACAGCAACTACGCCATGTCTTTCTTGAATTTCACTGGATAATTTACGGTCAAACTCTTGCATTGTGTACCCTTTTTTTTAGAACGCATTTTATTAGTTCAAGCGGATCATATCTGATTGAACAGCCTCAATCAGAAACTCAGGGATTACATCGAAAGTACATTGATTAACATGTAAGGAAAAGGAGTGTCTAGCACAAAGGTGAGCCGCCACATTGGCCTTCCTATACAAGTGTACACAAGTTTGAATCCTTGAAAACTCGAGACATAAGACCGCATCTCTCTGAAAACTTGCGATCCTACGGACCTGTCATCGCCTTGCATCCACAAGTTGCGAAGGTTTTGACAATCAGACTCAACTATTACATGAGATAACGATTTGTCCATAGTTAGTCACATAGCATCACGGTAAGCCAATAACCCTgagattagagcaactccaacggggcgacccatttTATCCGCCGCCGTCCGTTTGTGTCGTACACAAAAGTCGGCCCAACGTGCCGACCCAAATGAACTCGCGTCCGCTTTTTGTCCGCGgacgacccattcccggcccatttttaagccggatttgcgtcgacgaggacacgagacggacgcgtgcgcgctcgccttctcctcccccgggcccgctggtcggtggcacattggcctcccccATCCAACAGCAACCCTCGCCCACCTCCTTCGTCGCCGACGCCGCTGCCCATTTTTCCGGTGACTCTGCCAGCTGCCGGCGCCGCAACATCTGCTTAGcaacgccgccacctcccacgtTGCCCGCCACCGTCGTCTTGCCGCTAGGGAACCGACTGCTTCCCATCCCCgctcccccccccccgacacagCCGCGATCGCGACCAAGAAGCCGCCTTGCCGCCCCGGCCAGGCCCTCACTCGCACGCCCGGCAgacgccggcagggcagctagTTGGTCCGTGCGCGCCGCGACTCCCTTCGTCGGCCGTCTCCTTCATCGACGTACGCAAGCAGTTCggcagtttgccaaggtacaaaatggactccgccgacgagttcttttttcacaatttcctttgtgactccgacgattcgtcgtccgacgacgaggaggagatattggccgtcgtgttggtccatcaccacctcaatagcCAACGAccattgttccgtggctccattccagGCCACCTTCCGgcattgaatcgcaaccgagagagcgggcatctCCTTCTTTGGAGGggctactttgatacaacaaatccGATGTTCAAATATCAAAAATTCCGCCGCCGTTTCCAtctgagtaggcatcttttcaaccgtattagagagggggtggtcggccacgatgactatttcgagtgcaaagaggatgccgttggaaagattggtttctcctcttatcagaaatgcactgccgcaatctgaatgcttgcatacggagtgcccggtgatctcatt comes from Triticum aestivum cultivar Chinese Spring chromosome 5B, IWGSC CS RefSeq v2.1, whole genome shotgun sequence and encodes:
- the LOC123112128 gene encoding activating signal cointegrator 1, whose product is MAASASTSGEWLKGALQELRGRTGSALELDDGLISGLVSFCELAPPPDAADYLANIVGAEAAQDLIQEYLQRRGYIDPSKGAGSSQSSNLQPYLKPSADAATAQTKKQTRTQKDPASSSSQSSKSQSDAADTHAASKRGPKKKGGKAISLAEAAKGSIVFKQGKPCSCQARLHNLVSNCLSCGKIVCEQEGEGPCSFCGSLVLMEGSTYAGLSDVGVPLSDTEVAAEAYAKRLVDYDRNSAARTKVYDDQSDYFEMEGNSWLSSKEKTNLKKVHDEAQDAAEKQKGKVTVTFDLVGRKVILNKDEAAESESDQGIMRPLEQKHQVQRIQPSPSIREQPVFVETGPVKPRTDRVKQSKKLGKNGLCLEVTGRVQHDDKDPQSFLGGKMKKGDHLAYSSSGEVREGDDYECSLDFD
- the LOC123112130 gene encoding membrane-embedded CAAX protease MroQ gives rise to the protein MASTSSSPLSLVLLRPLPCRSLLLFKHRKPFPTPRTGRLAASAAAGAQQRLLRPPESGQWSRSSRSGRDFACLSYNNPPPPSNKDSNEWPILRRWDVPWEWQTVVLSMVGCGVSFALTGLVEQSILQYVGFSAAGATIDEKAEILFLGQLSVTAVVLGVIFSITNTFRPFPDDVFRYDVKEPFKLQNGWLLWAGIGLFGAVISIALVGAAMTYLNGAPPEREKDSLVLLLPLIGSSTLSTAYLVGITGVLAPILEETVFRGFLMVSLTKWFPTPVCVILSAAVFAFAHLTPDQFPQLFVLGVALGFTYAQTRNLLAPITIHAFWNSGVILLLTFLQLQGYDIKELLGAS